From bacterium, one genomic window encodes:
- a CDS encoding TolC family protein: MKKLTLAFLIFEVLACSTLATAETQLTDTLELPGIFGESGVSLGVNVTADTVISISDALGLAISRNPLVGIARARITAAQGRLQQSGYRPNPEFSAEVEDFGRGEKSSPAQTTIGVEQPFELFGKRGARQAVAEAELSAERYLAQQPLLDLYQSVTITFVSALGAGASFSLTRQRLDLSRKIEEAVGTKVADGAVPKAELLRAQSTTKLAEIELSTAEAIAAQHRLALASLWGSAESGFRVEGSLDDWLISESTSTREFQIEDNPELASLREQVRARNAEIRLAKATGKPDVSLGAGYRRLHDEGSNAFLVWAAIPLPFFNRNQGGVAEAVARLSQSEAELAATRQRIVGEISQLLVLAKVQRKQVSVLREQVIPPAQEAMEEIDFAYRLGSQPYINVLDAQRTLSELQSVIDALVAGARSTAEIEQLIGHRLSPVRR; the protein is encoded by the coding sequence ATGAAGAAACTGACACTTGCCTTTTTGATTTTCGAAGTACTTGCTTGCTCTACCTTGGCTACTGCCGAAACCCAACTAACGGACACGCTCGAGCTACCTGGTATCTTTGGTGAGTCGGGTGTCTCTCTTGGTGTGAATGTCACAGCAGACACCGTAATCTCAATCTCTGATGCCTTGGGGCTCGCGATTTCCCGCAATCCGCTTGTCGGCATTGCACGAGCCAGAATCACTGCAGCCCAAGGGCGACTTCAGCAAAGCGGTTATCGACCAAATCCGGAGTTCTCCGCAGAAGTAGAGGACTTTGGGAGGGGTGAAAAGTCCTCTCCAGCTCAAACGACCATTGGCGTCGAGCAGCCATTTGAATTGTTCGGTAAGCGCGGCGCGAGACAGGCGGTAGCCGAAGCGGAACTTTCGGCGGAAAGGTATTTGGCGCAGCAGCCTCTCCTTGATCTGTATCAGTCGGTTACAATAACATTTGTCTCGGCACTTGGAGCTGGCGCAAGTTTTTCTCTAACCCGCCAAAGACTCGACCTCTCACGCAAGATCGAAGAAGCTGTTGGAACCAAAGTTGCTGATGGCGCTGTGCCCAAGGCAGAACTACTCCGAGCACAATCAACAACCAAGCTGGCGGAAATCGAACTTTCAACCGCCGAGGCTATTGCCGCACAGCACCGCCTGGCGCTCGCGTCATTGTGGGGCTCGGCAGAGAGCGGATTCCGTGTTGAAGGCTCACTTGACGATTGGTTGATTTCCGAATCGACAAGTACCCGAGAATTCCAAATTGAAGACAATCCGGAATTGGCAAGCCTTCGCGAACAAGTGCGTGCCAGAAACGCGGAGATCCGTTTGGCAAAGGCTACCGGCAAACCCGATGTAAGTTTAGGAGCAGGCTACCGACGACTTCACGACGAGGGCAGCAATGCATTTTTGGTTTGGGCTGCAATCCCATTGCCTTTCTTCAATCGAAACCAGGGTGGTGTTGCCGAAGCCGTTGCACGGTTGAGCCAGTCGGAAGCGGAGCTGGCAGCGACCCGCCAAAGGATCGTGGGCGAGATTAGTCAACTACTGGTGCTTGCGAAGGTTCAGCGGAAACAAGTCAGTGTTCTCAGGGAACAGGTGATCCCGCCCGCCCAAGAGGCGATGGAGGAAATCGACTTCGCTTATCGGCTTGGCTCGCAACCTTACATAAACGTACTCGACGCCCAGCGAACGTTGTCTGAACTTCAGAGCGTGATTGATGCACTCGTTGCTGGAGCTCGGTCGACTGCCGAAATAGAACAACTAATTGGTCACCGATTAAGTCCGGTGAGGAGATAG